The region ATAATCCGAACCTCCGACGGGTGATTTTTCGCATCAGGGTGCGCTCGAACGCGATGCAGGATGCTGCACAAGAGATCAAGGCGGACCTTCACAAATGAGATTGCTTGAGGCACTTCAAGGTCTAGCCGCACTCCCACGCGACATCAGCCTGACTTCGCTTTCCAAGAATTGCGACCCCGTATTCGAACTGCGGCCCCTCGACGCTGCTGTGACAAAGATGAAGGCGCAGGCCGCGTCTACGCGCCCGCCTGATCCGGCACGAATCGAAAAGCTAATCGCTCGTTTCCATGCGGAAAAGCAAAATTTGGATCGCTTTGAGCCGAGAGAGATTCGCCTCTTGGCTTGGAACAATCAGATGCTTTTAAATGCTCGATTCCGATCCCAACTGGCAGAGCGTGTTCGGTCCCGCGCAGTAAAGCCAAATCTCTTGATTTTGAGCCAAGTGTACTTCGGTAGTTGGGGTACTCATGCGGAACATGAATTGTTTGAACAAATGCTCCGAATCCTAGCGGACCAACAAGCCGGCTTCACCCCATTGCTTCAACGCTACAAGGAGAAAGCCACTTCTATATTCAGCGCCAGCGCTGACGTCTTCCTGAGTCGTCAGATATCAGTCGAACAGGCATCCTTGACGGAAACGTTGGCGCTGTGGGGCGTGCCAACGACCACACCCCTGGCTTCCGCAGTGCTGACTGCATACGTCAATCACATATTGACTGAGATCTCTAGCGGGCGGGTGGGCCAGTTGGACGACCTCCTGGCAACCCTACAACTACCTTTGGTTCAGATGTCTACTTTTCAGGCCGGAGCAGGCACTCTGATTCTTTCACCCCATGCAGATAAGAATGATTCTTTTCGAAAGCGTATCGAGGCGTTTGTTCTGGATAGCCCACGTCTTGGTGATCCACGCCTACCGCACAACCTCCCGAAATGGAATGGGGTCGACGCAGCAGCTCTCCGAAAGTTCAGGACGTGGCGCGCCACGAAAGATCTGGTGTTCTTCTTCCGAAGTGTTTTGCCCGAGGGTCGGGACCCCCACGGCCGTAAGGATTTCTGGCTCCGGTATGTCGATCAGGTAGTCGATTCAGTGGTAGCGCTATGTCCCACTGACCTGCAGAGGCTGCACACTTCGCTTTCCTTGGAACGAGTGCACCACTGCAGAATCCAAGAAAATCAGTCGATCAGTTGTTTTCTCATGCGCTTCAAAGGGGCCAACGAGGATTTCATCGTAGCTGAGTTTAGCAATGTGGGAAAAGCAAGAATTTTCTACTATGGACGCTTTCTCGAAAGAATTGGCGACATTAATCGCAGTGAATTCCGGCTCCGCGAACTCAAGTCGGAGGAGGGTCTGGCCATCAGCTTCAGCCATATGAACAATTGGCAAAGCAAAGTGCGGAGCACCCTTGCGCAAATAGGTATTAGAGCATCATGACGATCCGACTCGCACAGTATGGAACATTGGAAGTTTTGGCCGATAGCGATGGCCTACGCCTAATTGG is a window of Granulicella tundricola MP5ACTX9 DNA encoding:
- a CDS encoding EH signature domain-containing protein — its product is MRLLEALQGLAALPRDISLTSLSKNCDPVFELRPLDAAVTKMKAQAASTRPPDPARIEKLIARFHAEKQNLDRFEPREIRLLAWNNQMLLNARFRSQLAERVRSRAVKPNLLILSQVYFGSWGTHAEHELFEQMLRILADQQAGFTPLLQRYKEKATSIFSASADVFLSRQISVEQASLTETLALWGVPTTTPLASAVLTAYVNHILTEISSGRVGQLDDLLATLQLPLVQMSTFQAGAGTLILSPHADKNDSFRKRIEAFVLDSPRLGDPRLPHNLPKWNGVDAAALRKFRTWRATKDLVFFFRSVLPEGRDPHGRKDFWLRYVDQVVDSVVALCPTDLQRLHTSLSLERVHHCRIQENQSISCFLMRFKGANEDFIVAEFSNVGKARIFYYGRFLERIGDINRSEFRLRELKSEEGLAISFSHMNNWQSKVRSTLAQIGIRAS